From the Nodularia sphaerocarpa UHCC 0038 genome, the window TGTAGTTGAAAGAATTTCCCCCCAGAAAGAGTTTGTGATAATTTTCGAGTACATTGTAACAGCCGTGCAGTTTAATGCTTCGAGAGAATTGAATAATGCGGCTGATGCTCAAATTAGTGCATCATTGAACCACTGTTGGGAGGGAACATCAAATTTCAAAGTCGATAACTTTTTAGAGAAATAATAGTAGTAAATGAGCTAAAAAAGCTTGAATTGTTGAAGGTGCGTTGCGCTACGCGACAACACACCCTACATTAAAATTTCTTAACATATCTAGAAACATTAGTGCTGACTTACTTTTCCTTCTTTCTTTCTTTCTTTCTTCGTGTCCTTTGTGTCCTTCGTGGTTCGTTCCTCTTAATATTTAACCACAGATAACCACAGATGAACACAGATGAACACAGATGAAAGATTGAAATTTCCCTATTACCACAACATATGATTGAGAAAATGACGAAAAAGCTTGATTCCTTTTGGTTCTTGATAATTACTTGGTAAAAGATTAAGCATAGCGTTTTGTAATACCTCCAAAGCTGTATCAACTTCCTGGCGCTTGATTCGGGAAGTTTGAGAAAAGTATAATGGTTCCCCAAAACGCACAGTTAACTCTTTTCCTAAATAAAGGTCATGAGTGCCAATTAGTACCACTGGTATTATCGGTACACCAGCCCGCAAAGCATAAATTACAGTTCCTCGCTTCAGGGGATGTAATTGACCTTCGGCGCTTCCTAAGCGTCCTTCGGGAAACAGCACCAGTCCGTCACCCAGGGACAAAATTCCCTGTACAATGCGGTCTATTTGTCTGAGCGTCTGTATATCTCCCCCTGTGCGTACATTCTCCTCAATTGCTTTGGCTAGTTCCTGGAGGTCTTGTCTTCCGGTTTTAGCAGCTTCCATTACAGCTCCTTCTTCTTTCCACATCCGTTCTAAAGGAATTACACCTCCTACTAAACGCAGGACAAAACGTTTCCAAAACTTGTTATAGAGGGTACGCGCATCACCTAGCACGTAGTAGTGGGGATGGGTGGGGAGTTCTCCCAGCAGCAGCAAAGGGTCGATATGGTGGAGATGGTTAGAAGCGAGGATGGCTGGTGTTTGAGGTATCCTGTCCAGGTTTTCGATTCGTACCCGAAAAAGAGTATGGATGAGCGATCGCAATACAAAACGACGTACCATAGCATGGACTCTGGTTTCTCGATGTCCCTGAGCCATAGCTTCCAAACGATGCAAAGTTTTTTCTATTGTATCGCGAACAGCGCGATCGCTAGCAGCCGCCACACCCTCTTCTACCCGCTTAATCGTGGTCAAAGTCAAATCGGCGGTTTTCTCATCGGGATGAATTGGGGAAGTTACCTCATCACCTCGGTCTTCGGGAAAAGATTCGTTAGCAGAACTTTTGATAAAACCCTCTTTGAATTCATGAATAGATCATAATTGTTCATGGCACAATAGATAATTAACCGCCAGTTAGAAGATTTCAAACATTAATTACTCGTATCATCTGCGACAGAGTAAGAGTAAGAGTTAGAACGATAATTACAAGATTGGATTTTAATTAGAGTAGTGTATGAGTAAGGATTACAAAAAGTGCAAGTTCTAAAAAGAGCCATCAAACCACAAACCTATATATCGTTCCTTCACATCTACCCAACGACTTGGGGGACTGCTGGTGATATTTGTTTAGTCCGTAAATCTGTAGCTGATACCAGCGCCTCGAAATTCGTCGGTCACAAACTCCAACTAGTGATTCCCAAAGGAATGGAGCGCAATGAATTGGCGGGGGTTCCCGTAATAAAAGTTGCCGGTCATGTCGGTGAGGGACATCCTAAAGACCAGCACTCGGAATGGGAGGCTTATGAAGGTATAGATAAAGAAATAGCACTTGCGGCGATGAAACCTTGGGGTTTTAAGTTAATTGATTTGACGACTTAAGTAGGTGGGCGTAAATAAAGTTAACTAGCTAGGGTCGTCATTTGTCATTGGTCATTGGTCATTAGTAAGGGTTTGGGTCCTGTTTACGAGTCGTAACATAGTTTGGTTTATTCATGCTTACCTACTTGACCCACAATTAACGGAAAATTTAGGTTTTTAACCCGCCTGCGCGGGTTTGGCCTATATAGCCCCTAGTCACATTCGTTTGGTGTAAAATACAGCACACTGCTATTGTCGTAATCAGGTACACAAGGGAGGGCATCTTTGCCCTCTCCACAAGAGTTATAATATTAATATGTGTACTTGATTTACTTAGAAAATGCTGTATAAATCTTAGATAGGTGCGTTTTTCACTCCCGCTTAATTAAGAATTATTTGAAAAATAAGTTGCTGATAATTGAGGATTTTTTGCAACCAAAACAGGTTCTCCCTTGACTGCTCCATGAGTCAGAGTACAAATCTTATAGAGGGTTTCACATTCAAATATTGCCAAAACTAGCTCTTTACCCGTTGGAAATAGGGATGGTAACGGTTTACCTACCTCACATTTCACATTCATTCCATTATCCAGCCATTGTAACTGCCAAATCCGCTTTTGGGTAATTGGTGCTTGGGCAAATTTAGCAATCTTATGATAAACATCCTCGGCTCTAGTATGGTCGTTGGCTGCGGGAATAAAAAATTTCATAGGTTTTGGTTTTCAGCATCAGTTAATCTCAGCTACCAAGGTAACTTACTTCCATTCCACGAGAAAAATTTTCCACTATCACCTTCTTGAAGTTGTTCAATCACAGACAGCAATTGAGTTACACAAAGTTCCACTGAAAATAGCTTTTCTGGTGGTACGTTTCTCTGGAATGGACGGGATAGACGTGTATCTGTTGTCCCAGGATGTAAAGTTACTATTAATGTTTTCGGACAACTTCTACCATACTCAATTGCTGCTGTTCGCATAAACATATTGAGTGCAGTTTTGGAAGCCCGGTAGCCATACCAGCCACCAATCTCGTTGTCGCCAATACTAGCTAATTTAGCAGAAATGCTGGCAAAAACGCTATTTTCACTATGGCGAAATAAAGGTAAAAGGTGTTTAGCTAGTAGAATAGATCCAATACTGTTAACTTGGAAGTAACGCAGCAAATTTTCGGAATTAATTTGTCTTAAACTTTTTTCAGGTTGGAAAGTATCTTCATGCAAGATTCCTACACAGTTAATAACTAAATGTAATTTATTGACTTCAGCTTTAATGCGTTGGACAACTTCGGCAATTTGCGACTCTTCAGTAATATCCAAAGATACACAAATTAATTTATCAGAATATTGCTTTTCTAAAGCGATTAATTCCCCGGCTGATTCAAGTTGACGATAGGTTGCATAAACTTGTTTAATTCTAGCATCTGCAAGCAATTTTTTGACAAAGCCCAGACCTATACCTTGACTAGCGCCGACAATTAAAGCATTAGCAGAATTAATATTATTTCCAAAAGCCATGTATTTCACCTTGAAATAAAATATTGTAGCATTTCCTAGTCTAATAAAGTACAAATTTATCTGCGTTTATCTGCGTCCATCTGCGTTTAATTATTACTGCTTTATTTACCAATACAAAATCTACTAAAAATCCGATCAAGTACAGATTCAGTAACCTGTTCTCCAGTAATTTCGCCTAACGCTTGAATAGCACCACGTAAATCGATTGTCCAGAAATCAAGGGGTAATTGGTCAGCAATTGTGACTTGTACCTGTGCTAAAGATATTTTAGCTTGAGTTAAGGCTGCTGCTTGCCTTTGGTTAATTGCTAAATCCATATCAGCCGCTTGCACTTTTCCGGTTTGAACTATGTTTAAAATTGCTGTTTCCAAGGCATCAATACCTTGATTTTCTGCTGCAACTGTGGTAACAATTTGCTGAATATTAGGGGGATATTTCTCAGAGTCAATAGATGCTGTGTCTACAAGGTCAATTTTATTAATGACTAGAATTAGAGGACGATGTTGGACTGATTCATAAATTTCTTGGTCACTTTCAGTCCATCCGGCGGAAGCGTCAATGGTGAGTAATACTAAATCAGCTGCATTTGCTGCACGGCGCGATCGCTCTACGCCAATTTTTTCTACTTGGTCTACTGTTTCCCGAATCCCGGCTGTATCTAGCACCTGCACAGGTATTCCCCCCACAACAAGCTGAGACTCCACTACATCACGGGTTGTCCCAGGTAAATCAGTCACAATGGCGCGATCGCTCTGACTCCAAGCATTTAATAAGCTGGACTTACCGACATTTGGTCGTCCCACAATTGCCACTTTTAAACCAGTTCGCAGCAGTTCGCCTTTATCCTTTGTGGCTAAAAATTTAGAAATTTCTGCGGCGACGTGATCAATATCTGATATGATAGCTTTATGATCCAACGGAGGCAAGTCTTCCTCAAAGTCAATTCGAGCTTCAATCTCTGCCAAAATATCCAAACAGTGGTTGCGTAACTGCCGAATCGGGGAAGCTAATTTTCCTTGTAAACCAGCTAAAGCCGTTTGAGCAGCTTGGGGCGATCGCGCACCCACTAAATCAGCAATGCTTTCAGCTTGGGTTAAATCCAGTCGCCCATTCAAAAAGGCTCGGAGAGTAAATTCACCCGGTTGAGCAAGCCTAGCGCCCTGTTCTAGACACAATTGTAAGACCTGCTGCACTGCCATAATTCCGCCGTGACAATGAAATTCTACCACATCTTCACGAGTGTAAGAACGGGGAGCTTGCATGATTAATAACAGCGCTTCATCCACCAATGCTTGTGTCTGGGGATGGCGGATATAACCGTAAAGGACACGGTGACTTTCCCAAACTTGCTGTCCAGGGGCGGAAAATAGAGCTTGTGCGATCGCCATTGCTTGGGAACCAGACACCCGTACAATACTAACGCTACCCTGTTGAGGAATTACAGCCGTTGCGATCGCGGCGATAGTTCCAGTAATAGCCAAGAGTTCCGACATGAGCGCCCTTTTTTAACAAAACATTGCATAGATATATCCTTCTGACTTTTCACGGTATCTGGAAAACCCCGCTTCCATTCCTCTACCCTGCAAGGAGAGAGGCTTTAAGTTTTCCCCCTTCCCTGGTAGGGAAGGGGGTTAGGGGGTTAGGTTTTGCGTTAGCTTTTTCAGATAACGTGAAAAGTCAGATATATCCTTAGCGTAGCAGTCACGAGTCTTATTATCTGGGACTTTGATCTAAATAGTAGGTATTTAAACTATTAAGATCGGAAGTGCAACAAGTAGGGGCGGGTTTATTAATATATTCGTTAACAATGAATGATATCTGTGATAGCTTGCGTGGCGTAGCCATACCCGCCCCTACAACCCATCTAATTAAAGAGAGGATATTCACCGTGGAACAACAAATTGATTGCGCTCAAGCCTGCGTGAACGGCTGTATATTAGGGGATAAATGCCCCCATATTGAGTTTAGAGAAGCCACGAGCAAATTTATCGAAGAGACATCTTTAGACCAAATGCTGATGATGGCAGAAGAACGCTTGCGGAAAAAAATGACCGAACCCCCTAAATGGGTTTTACCCGAAGACTTATAAAAATTCTACATTCTTTCTCCCCTCCTCGCTTGCGGGGAGGGGCTGGGGTTCCATATCAATCGCGTCTCTACTGAGTTTGAAAAATATTTTGCACCATTTTCTTATCCGTACTTGCAGCAGCTTGATCTAAAGCAGCAATTTCGCCAGAATCTAACAGCCAACCCAACGCACCAATATTTTGCTGCGCCTGTTCGAGACTTTTCGCCCCAGGAATAGGAATAGTACCCTTACAGATACACCAATTAATTGCTACCTGAGACATAGTTTTATTTCTAGATTGCGCCACCTCTCGTAAACATTCTAAGAGCGATCGCACACCTGGTAAAAGTTGCCTAAATAATAAACCCCGGATACCCTTGGGTAAACTGCCTTTTTCCGCATATTTTCCCGTTAAAATCCCCAACGCCAGAGGACTATAGGCAATTAACTTTATCCCCAATTCGTCACAAACATCCTTCAGCCCTAAATCCGTCACAGGATAGGTAGATAGTAAAGAATACTGAACTTGCAGCGTTTTAATAGGAACACCCCGCGCCGCAAACTTTTGATGTACCCGTTGCAACCGTTTAGGGCCATAATTAGATAAACCGACCCCCTTCACTAGACCTTGTTCGTATAAATCAGCCAAACCATCTAACAAACCTGATTCTTGCCAAGGTGCATAATTAGCCGTAGACCAGTGCATTTGCACCAAATCGACATTTTTGCCCAAACGTTGCGCCGAAGCCTGACAAGCCTTAACCATAGCTTGACGAGTCCATCTCCAAGGGTAAGCCGCCAGCTTAGTAGCAATGCAAATATTATCTTGATTTACCCCTTGATATTCCTGAGTAAATTGCCCCAGCAGTAACTCACTGCGTCCATTTAATCGCCCAGTCCCGTAAGAATCGCCAGTATCAAACAAAGTTACACCGTTGCTGACACACAGATTAAAAACAGCTTGTAACTGTTCATCCATGCTTTCATCATATCCCCAGAGTAATTGATTACCCCATGCCCAAGTGCCACAGCCCATACTGGGTAGAGATAGTTCTTGGCTAATCTGCATATTGACTCATTGTAGACATCCCTAACAACTAATTATCTTCATATCTTGTACCAGGCGACTAGAAGTCGCGGCTATACAAACAAAGTCCGCACTTCGACAAGCTCAGTGACCACCTGCGCGGACTAAGAGAAAATTAGAGTTTTTAACCCACGGAGGTGGGTTTCGTCTGGGTGGTTCCGCGATTTCCAATCGCCAGAGTGTAGGGTGTGTTGTCGCACAGCGCAACGCACCATTAACAATTCAAGGTGCGTTAGCCTCCGGCATAACACACCCTACCTAATTAGGGACTTCCAAATAAAAAATTACTCTTCTCTTCCTTCTTACCTTTGCGCCTTTGCGCCTTTGCGCGAAACAAATCCATATTCTCAAAGTTCAATTGAGACAACAAAAAACGCGATAAATGCTAAAGTCTGAAAATTGGGGTCAATTTGAGAACTTAAACCAAAAAACTAACTAAAGTATGGAAGCGCAAATCAGTAGTAACGAAATCATGGCTATGCGGGAAATATTGCAAGATTACACACCTGCACAGTATGCCCTAGATAACTTAGCCAGACACAACGGTAAAGTTGAACGCTCATTTGAGGATTTATGGATAGAGAAAAATGGCAAAACATTAATGTCAGAGGGCAAATCCATCTGGAAAGTCACGCTGAATGTACTGCGTAAAGAACTCTGCGGTGATGATGGCTTTCGTGGTCAACTTAAAGAATACACGAAAAATCCAGGCAGTTCACCCTTGCTATCAGGTTTGATAGTCTCTCTAGTCGGTC encodes:
- a CDS encoding lysophospholipid acyltransferase family protein, producing MTLTTIKRVEEGVAAASDRAVRDTIEKTLHRLEAMAQGHRETRVHAMVRRFVLRSLIHTLFRVRIENLDRIPQTPAILASNHLHHIDPLLLLGELPTHPHYYVLGDARTLYNKFWKRFVLRLVGGVIPLERMWKEEGAVMEAAKTGRQDLQELAKAIEENVRTGGDIQTLRQIDRIVQGILSLGDGLVLFPEGRLGSAEGQLHPLKRGTVIYALRAGVPIIPVVLIGTHDLYLGKELTVRFGEPLYFSQTSRIKRQEVDTALEVLQNAMLNLLPSNYQEPKGIKLFRHFLNHMLW
- a CDS encoding SDR family NAD(P)-dependent oxidoreductase, whose amino-acid sequence is MAFGNNINSANALIVGASQGIGLGFVKKLLADARIKQVYATYRQLESAGELIALEKQYSDKLICVSLDITEESQIAEVVQRIKAEVNKLHLVINCVGILHEDTFQPEKSLRQINSENLLRYFQVNSIGSILLAKHLLPLFRHSENSVFASISAKLASIGDNEIGGWYGYRASKTALNMFMRTAAIEYGRSCPKTLIVTLHPGTTDTRLSRPFQRNVPPEKLFSVELCVTQLLSVIEQLQEGDSGKFFSWNGSKLPW
- the mnmE gene encoding tRNA uridine-5-carboxymethylaminomethyl(34) synthesis GTPase MnmE; this encodes MSELLAITGTIAAIATAVIPQQGSVSIVRVSGSQAMAIAQALFSAPGQQVWESHRVLYGYIRHPQTQALVDEALLLIMQAPRSYTREDVVEFHCHGGIMAVQQVLQLCLEQGARLAQPGEFTLRAFLNGRLDLTQAESIADLVGARSPQAAQTALAGLQGKLASPIRQLRNHCLDILAEIEARIDFEEDLPPLDHKAIISDIDHVAAEISKFLATKDKGELLRTGLKVAIVGRPNVGKSSLLNAWSQSDRAIVTDLPGTTRDVVESQLVVGGIPVQVLDTAGIRETVDQVEKIGVERSRRAANAADLVLLTIDASAGWTESDQEIYESVQHRPLILVINKIDLVDTASIDSEKYPPNIQQIVTTVAAENQGIDALETAILNIVQTGKVQAADMDLAINQRQAAALTQAKISLAQVQVTIADQLPLDFWTIDLRGAIQALGEITGEQVTESVLDRIFSRFCIGK
- a CDS encoding aldo/keto reductase, whose translation is MQISQELSLPSMGCGTWAWGNQLLWGYDESMDEQLQAVFNLCVSNGVTLFDTGDSYGTGRLNGRSELLLGQFTQEYQGVNQDNICIATKLAAYPWRWTRQAMVKACQASAQRLGKNVDLVQMHWSTANYAPWQESGLLDGLADLYEQGLVKGVGLSNYGPKRLQRVHQKFAARGVPIKTLQVQYSLLSTYPVTDLGLKDVCDELGIKLIAYSPLALGILTGKYAEKGSLPKGIRGLLFRQLLPGVRSLLECLREVAQSRNKTMSQVAINWCICKGTIPIPGAKSLEQAQQNIGALGWLLDSGEIAALDQAAASTDKKMVQNIFQTQ